One stretch of Paenibacillus sp. AN1007 DNA includes these proteins:
- the ung gene encoding uracil-DNA glycosylase, translating into MFGNDWDEVLKEETEAEYFDKIRYALAAEYKTQTVYPPKEDLFSALKLTPYHRVKAVIIGQDPYHGAGQAHGLSFSVRPGVRVPPSLKNIYKELQADLGVPAPKHGSLIHWAEQGVLLLNAVLTVREGQPNSHHGLGWQTFTDAVIRELNERTEPMVYMLWGSHAQKKGAFINRDKHLVLESTHPSPLAAHRGFLGSRPFSKANEFLVSQGIKPIDWTIPEN; encoded by the coding sequence ATGTTTGGAAATGATTGGGATGAGGTGTTGAAGGAGGAGACGGAAGCCGAGTATTTTGACAAAATTCGTTACGCACTCGCTGCCGAGTACAAAACACAGACGGTCTATCCGCCCAAGGAAGATTTGTTCTCGGCTCTGAAGCTGACTCCGTATCATCGGGTGAAAGCGGTCATTATTGGTCAAGATCCTTATCACGGGGCAGGACAGGCCCACGGATTAAGCTTCTCGGTCAGACCCGGAGTGCGCGTTCCGCCTTCACTGAAAAATATATACAAGGAACTTCAGGCTGATTTGGGTGTACCTGCTCCCAAACATGGTTCACTTATTCATTGGGCGGAGCAGGGTGTGCTGCTGCTCAATGCGGTTCTCACCGTTCGGGAGGGTCAGCCTAATTCTCATCACGGGTTAGGTTGGCAGACGTTCACGGATGCCGTCATTCGTGAGCTGAATGAACGTACAGAGCCTATGGTGTACATGCTGTGGGGAAGTCATGCTCAGAAGAAGGGGGCTTTTATCAACCGAGACAAACACCTGGTTCTGGAATCGACACATCCGAGCCCTCTGGCTGCCCATCGCGGCTTTCTTGGCAGCCGGCCGTTCTCCAAAGCCAACGAATTTCTCGTCTCCCAAGGTATTAAACCGATCGATTGGACAATACCTGAAAACTAG
- a CDS encoding glycerophosphodiester phosphodiesterase: MNKVEIIAHRGASAVCPENTMHAFERALELGATGIETDVQMSADGRLVLIHDETLQRTAGTTGWVKDCTYDMLRTLDAGSWFHPDFAGESIPSLEMLFNLVQGRRVLLNLELKNGIVPYKGMEEKVIQVIREWDMEQQVVLSSFNHASLVKCKRIAPDIRTALLYMEKLYRPHDYAAKLEASGLHPYKMAASEEEVAAALAQGIVTYPFTVNDPDEMKRMIEMGVQGIITDLPDVLVSLMTVRTR, encoded by the coding sequence TTGAACAAGGTTGAAATTATCGCTCACCGAGGTGCATCGGCTGTATGCCCAGAGAACACGATGCATGCTTTTGAGCGGGCTCTGGAGCTTGGTGCAACAGGAATAGAGACGGATGTACAGATGTCTGCGGATGGCCGATTAGTGCTGATCCATGATGAGACGTTACAGCGTACGGCGGGAACGACGGGCTGGGTCAAAGACTGCACTTATGATATGCTGCGTACTCTGGATGCAGGCTCGTGGTTTCATCCCGATTTTGCGGGAGAGTCCATTCCATCACTTGAGATGTTATTCAACCTGGTGCAGGGCAGGAGAGTGCTGCTTAATCTCGAATTGAAGAATGGAATCGTGCCGTATAAAGGCATGGAAGAGAAGGTCATTCAGGTGATTCGGGAGTGGGACATGGAGCAGCAGGTCGTACTTTCCAGCTTTAACCATGCATCGCTCGTCAAATGTAAACGTATTGCCCCGGATATTCGTACAGCGCTTTTATATATGGAGAAGCTGTACCGTCCTCATGATTATGCAGCCAAACTGGAGGCTTCAGGTCTTCATCCTTACAAAATGGCCGCTTCAGAGGAGGAAGTAGCCGCTGCACTTGCGCAGGGCATAGTCACATACCCTTTTACTGTAAATGATCCGGACGAGATGAAGAGGATGATCGAAATGGGAGTGCAGGGCATCATCACCGATCTGCCGGATGTACTCGTTTCATTGATGACTGTGCGGACTCGCTAA
- a CDS encoding TIGR00730 family Rossman fold protein produces MKRICVFAGSNPGNHPDYIEHAARLGQQIAGSGYELVYGGSCMGLMGAVADAALAAGGEVIGVMPTGLFRGEVVHGGLTKLIEVGTMHERKAEMARLSDGFVALPGGMGTFEELFEVLCWAQIGIHRKPVGLLNVNGYYEPLMKMVEHSVHEGFSNTSHLSLWSLESEPAELLAQMAAYIPKDLTQK; encoded by the coding sequence TTGAAACGGATATGTGTATTTGCAGGATCTAACCCGGGAAATCATCCCGATTATATTGAGCACGCTGCCCGGCTGGGTCAACAGATTGCAGGCAGCGGTTATGAACTCGTCTATGGCGGCTCTTGCATGGGGTTGATGGGTGCAGTAGCGGATGCGGCTCTTGCAGCAGGCGGAGAAGTCATCGGTGTTATGCCTACGGGCTTATTTCGGGGTGAGGTCGTTCACGGAGGGCTTACCAAACTGATTGAAGTGGGCACGATGCATGAACGAAAAGCCGAAATGGCCCGGTTATCCGATGGATTCGTCGCACTTCCGGGAGGCATGGGCACATTTGAAGAATTGTTCGAGGTGCTGTGCTGGGCCCAGATCGGCATTCATCGCAAGCCTGTAGGACTCTTGAATGTTAACGGGTATTACGAACCGCTCATGAAAATGGTTGAGCATAGTGTACATGAAGGCTTCTCTAACACATCACACCTCAGTTTGTGGAGCCTGGAGTCCGAGCCTGCCGAGCTGCTTGCTCAAATGGCGGCTTATATTCCTAAGGATTTGACTCAGAAATGA
- a CDS encoding helix-turn-helix transcriptional regulator: MNNINQEVGKKIRNFRKWRGLTVQQLADQIFKSKGTLSKYESGDITLDLVTLHQIADALNIQVEQLLYKEPRHASPLMNTVQSSFFKNSTRFYSYFYDGRNNSLIRCVIDMMAQSDANRYRTVMYMNVKDFENYQECENMYWGHTEHYDTLTTLILKNQATPLENLYINILASFQESEKKWGLMAGVSFRPFMPIALKMLFSRTPLPETPELFNELKISKEDLRTLKIYNMLAVT; this comes from the coding sequence ATGAACAACATCAATCAGGAAGTGGGCAAAAAAATAAGAAACTTCCGCAAATGGCGTGGACTCACCGTGCAGCAGCTGGCGGACCAGATTTTCAAAAGCAAAGGTACCCTTTCCAAATATGAGAGCGGTGATATCACCCTGGATCTTGTGACACTGCACCAGATTGCGGATGCGCTGAATATCCAGGTCGAGCAGCTGCTTTATAAGGAACCGAGACATGCGTCTCCGCTGATGAATACCGTTCAGTCGAGCTTTTTCAAAAACTCCACCCGCTTCTATTCATACTTTTATGACGGCCGGAACAACAGTCTCATTCGCTGCGTTATTGACATGATGGCTCAGTCGGATGCTAACCGTTATCGTACCGTGATGTATATGAATGTGAAGGATTTTGAAAATTATCAGGAATGTGAAAATATGTACTGGGGCCATACGGAGCATTACGATACGCTGACAACGCTGATTCTGAAAAATCAGGCCACGCCGCTGGAGAATCTGTATATTAATATTTTGGCATCTTTTCAGGAATCGGAGAAAAAATGGGGGTTGATGGCAGGTGTCTCGTTCCGGCCCTTCATGCCGATTGCGCTGAAAATGCTCTTCTCCCGCACACCCCTGCCGGAAACGCCGGAGCTTTTTAATGAGCTCAAAATCTCCAAAGAGGATCTGCGCACATTAAAGATTTATAACATGCTTGCGGTAACCTGA
- a CDS encoding iron ABC transporter permease gives MGSSTMVSTERKKKTKGIVVLSVLALLIIIVFIVSMNTGFTKLSPLEVLRTLFGGGTAKQHLILFEFRLPRIVISVLIGAGLALSGCILQGVSRNALADPGILGINAGAGLMVMLFVSFFPTTTAAPIFLLPVLALIGAGFAAFLIYVLSYKKGEGILPTRMLLTGIGIAAGISSAMIVLTLRLSPEKYQFVATWLAGSIWGSNWKFVSALLPFMVVLVPLVLMKARVLNVLNLGDQTASGLGAPVERERLILLAAAVGLAGSCVSVSGGIGFVGLIGPHLARRLVGPKHQLLLPASALVGSLLVLIADTLGRVILQPSEIPAGILVAVLGAPYFLYLLSRTK, from the coding sequence ATGGGTTCCTCAACAATGGTTAGTACAGAGCGTAAAAAGAAAACAAAAGGCATCGTTGTTCTTAGTGTGCTCGCGCTTTTGATTATCATCGTTTTTATTGTCAGTATGAATACCGGATTTACGAAGCTTTCGCCGCTGGAGGTGCTGCGCACGCTCTTTGGGGGCGGCACAGCGAAGCAGCATTTAATCCTGTTTGAATTCCGTCTGCCCCGCATTGTCATTTCCGTCCTGATCGGAGCGGGATTGGCATTGTCCGGCTGTATTCTGCAGGGGGTATCACGCAATGCGCTTGCCGACCCGGGGATACTTGGTATTAATGCAGGAGCAGGACTTATGGTGATGCTGTTTGTTTCCTTTTTCCCAACGACGACCGCAGCTCCGATTTTTCTGCTTCCGGTTCTTGCTCTGATTGGAGCGGGTTTTGCGGCATTTCTGATCTATGTACTTTCTTACAAAAAGGGTGAAGGCATCCTGCCTACCCGAATGCTGCTCACAGGCATCGGGATTGCGGCCGGGATCAGTTCAGCTATGATCGTATTAACGCTTCGGCTTAGTCCGGAGAAATATCAGTTTGTAGCCACTTGGCTTGCAGGCAGCATCTGGGGCTCCAACTGGAAGTTTGTAAGTGCTCTGCTGCCGTTTATGGTGGTGCTTGTACCACTCGTGCTGATGAAGGCACGTGTACTTAACGTGTTAAACCTCGGTGATCAGACCGCAAGCGGGCTCGGTGCTCCCGTAGAGCGTGAGCGTTTGATTCTGCTTGCCGCCGCCGTAGGTCTTGCGGGATCATGTGTCTCTGTCAGCGGTGGTATTGGTTTTGTTGGATTGATCGGACCTCACCTGGCACGCCGTCTGGTTGGTCCCAAACATCAACTTTTGCTGCCTGCGTCTGCACTGGTCGGGTCTTTACTCGTTCTAATTGCCGATACGCTGGGCCGTGTCATCCTGCAGCCTTCGGAGATTCCGGCCGGGATTCTGGTTGCTGTTCTCGGTGCACCATACTTCCTGTATCTCTTAAGCAGGACGAAATAA
- a CDS encoding iron ABC transporter permease, with the protein MSSNSSSTHSNTESPTAKIHTRPWTATLILTGGILLLALGMALSISFGAADIQLGVVWQAVFNFNPDLTPHQIIWEIRLPRILGGAMVGACFAVAGAIMQGMTRNPLADSGLLGLNAGAGFALAICFAFFPGLSYMYIIMYSFLGAGLGVLLVYGFGAASRSGLTPLRLVLAGAAVSAMLSALSEGIALYFRIGQDLAFWTAGGVAGTKWSQLEVMFPWVLAALIVGLIISRSITLLSLGEDIAVGLGQRTGLIKLIGLIVVLILAGTAVSVVGAVGFVGLIIPHLTRKLVGVDYRWIIPCSAVMGSLLLVFSDLAARMINPPYETPIGALVALIGVPFFLYLARKERRTL; encoded by the coding sequence ATGAGCTCGAACAGTTCATCCACGCATTCGAATACGGAGTCACCCACAGCCAAGATCCACACACGCCCGTGGACAGCCACTCTCATTCTGACAGGTGGTATTCTGCTGCTGGCTCTGGGTATGGCGCTGTCCATTTCATTTGGTGCTGCGGACATTCAGCTCGGCGTGGTCTGGCAGGCTGTATTTAACTTTAACCCTGACTTGACGCCCCATCAGATTATATGGGAGATCCGGCTGCCGCGTATCCTTGGTGGAGCCATGGTAGGTGCCTGCTTCGCTGTGGCGGGGGCTATTATGCAGGGCATGACCCGGAATCCGCTGGCTGATTCGGGACTGCTTGGATTGAATGCAGGTGCCGGATTTGCGCTGGCTATCTGTTTCGCCTTTTTCCCGGGTTTGTCGTATATGTACATCATCATGTATTCATTCCTTGGAGCGGGACTTGGCGTGCTGCTTGTGTACGGTTTCGGTGCGGCGTCCAGATCAGGTCTGACACCGCTGCGGCTTGTATTAGCCGGGGCCGCAGTATCGGCAATGCTGTCTGCACTCAGTGAGGGGATCGCGCTGTACTTCAGAATTGGACAAGATCTTGCGTTCTGGACTGCCGGCGGGGTAGCCGGAACGAAGTGGTCTCAACTTGAAGTGATGTTTCCCTGGGTTCTTGCGGCACTCATCGTTGGTTTAATCATCTCGCGCTCGATTACGTTGCTCAGCCTCGGTGAGGACATCGCAGTAGGGCTGGGACAGCGTACAGGTCTGATTAAGCTGATTGGTCTGATCGTAGTACTTATTCTGGCGGGCACCGCTGTATCCGTAGTGGGGGCAGTCGGCTTTGTCGGTCTGATCATTCCCCATCTTACAAGAAAGCTGGTCGGGGTTGATTATCGCTGGATTATCCCGTGTTCTGCTGTCATGGGCAGTCTGCTGCTTGTATTCTCGGATTTGGCTGCACGTATGATTAATCCGCCTTACGAGACGCCAATTGGCGCACTGGTTGCCCTGATCGGAGTGCCATTCTTCCTGTATCTGGCGCGGAAAGAAAGGAGGACGCTATAA
- a CDS encoding MalY/PatB family protein, with the protein MTKISRINAPYDFDELIDRTGTNAMNTDGFRQYIFNAPSEMKFPFKDDEFIRMWIADMDFATPPEILDAVKERLDRRIMGYSQVFDPAYYEAVASWMERYYDWSFPKEHLETSNGIIPALYELVEYICEKNDKMLILTPSYGFFKSAADHNQLELVCSDMLNEQGQYTIDFDDFEAKAKDEKVRVCIFCNPHNPSGRIWSTEELKRVGEICLSNDVWIISDEIHCDLLRTGKRHTPLAKLFPDTDRIITCMSPSKTFNMAGLMFSNVIIPNKALRDIWQARHYGFKNPLSIAATQAAYEHGDEWLKQLKSYLDDNFMVVDQYVKQHLPLAVFHIPDATYLAWIDITAYAPKDVSLPLFFAQQAGVLLEDGRMFVANGEGYIRLNLACPRSVLEEGLRRIVRVLVGQKQADEMPVFV; encoded by the coding sequence ATGACCAAGATAAGCAGGATCAATGCACCGTATGATTTTGATGAACTGATTGACCGTACGGGAACCAATGCGATGAATACGGATGGTTTCCGCCAATATATTTTTAACGCACCGAGTGAGATGAAATTTCCGTTCAAGGATGACGAGTTTATCCGCATGTGGATTGCCGATATGGATTTTGCCACCCCGCCCGAAATTTTAGATGCTGTAAAAGAACGTCTGGATCGTCGGATTATGGGGTACTCCCAAGTTTTTGATCCGGCTTATTACGAAGCGGTGGCCAGCTGGATGGAACGATATTATGACTGGTCTTTTCCCAAGGAGCATCTAGAAACGTCTAATGGCATTATTCCTGCGCTGTATGAACTCGTGGAATATATTTGCGAGAAGAACGATAAGATGCTGATCCTGACCCCTTCCTATGGATTTTTCAAATCAGCAGCAGATCATAATCAACTTGAACTGGTCTGCTCGGACATGTTAAATGAACAGGGACAATACACGATTGATTTTGACGATTTTGAAGCAAAGGCGAAAGATGAGAAGGTTCGTGTATGCATTTTCTGCAACCCGCATAACCCGTCTGGACGCATCTGGAGTACCGAGGAACTGAAACGGGTAGGCGAAATTTGTCTGAGCAATGATGTCTGGATCATCTCCGATGAGATTCATTGTGATCTGCTGCGCACAGGCAAAAGGCATACCCCTCTAGCCAAACTGTTCCCGGATACCGACCGGATTATTACCTGTATGTCTCCCAGCAAGACGTTTAATATGGCGGGTCTGATGTTCTCCAATGTCATTATTCCGAACAAAGCACTGAGGGACATCTGGCAGGCGCGTCATTACGGCTTCAAAAACCCGCTCAGCATCGCAGCCACCCAAGCGGCTTATGAACATGGTGATGAATGGCTGAAACAGCTGAAGAGTTACCTGGATGACAACTTTATGGTTGTTGACCAATATGTGAAGCAGCATCTGCCTCTTGCGGTGTTTCATATCCCTGACGCTACGTATTTGGCCTGGATTGATATTACGGCTTATGCCCCGAAGGATGTCAGCCTGCCCTTGTTCTTTGCGCAGCAGGCAGGCGTACTGCTGGAGGATGGGAGAATGTTTGTAGCGAACGGTGAAGGATACATTCGTTTGAATCTGGCTTGTCCGCGTTCTGTGCTGGAAGAGGGATTGCGCAGAATCGTCCGCGTGCTGGTGGGGCAGAAGCAGGCAGATGAGATGCCTGTGTTCGTCTAA
- a CDS encoding MFS transporter — translation MRDSTNIIVFSLSRLITELGTSIFRFALSLYVLDLTGSSSMFALVLSFTYIPGIFVNIIAGVFVDRSRSKKRIMIVCDFLCGISVLTLMFLFQSFHDSIWLFVVYSMILSALQALFTLTVNSSVPNIVSPERVPTVNSSTQSIAALIGILGPVIGAAAYSKFGLEHIFLIEGAAFILSGFLNLLLKFTPRKEEIGESKPYFESVKEVYKYIRGRAAIKYLLLIFVFINFVIAPAVSLILPFIVYQALDMTPQQLSFIEAALAAGVIIGAVIVSIPVINRFITNKIFILIQIQALMIVLWMFPQWPIFEASTKVVLMVGFMIVLMFTGILNTMGNIPMLSYVQLYIPERIRASVLGVVNTVITIAVPIGMGVYGALLEVVDWYYITLVSGVGLLAVGILAYRNRDLREFFTQGMEPEPEPLKVAEVHEA, via the coding sequence ATGAGAGACTCAACCAACATCATCGTTTTTAGTCTAAGCAGATTAATCACCGAACTGGGAACATCCATTTTTCGTTTTGCACTCAGTCTGTATGTTCTGGATCTTACCGGTTCATCAAGTATGTTCGCTTTAGTGTTGAGCTTTACCTATATTCCGGGTATATTCGTCAATATTATCGCTGGTGTGTTTGTAGACCGCAGTCGCAGTAAAAAAAGGATTATGATCGTCTGTGATTTCCTATGCGGTATTTCAGTTCTCACGCTTATGTTCTTGTTTCAGTCGTTTCACGACAGTATCTGGCTGTTCGTTGTTTACTCGATGATCTTGAGCGCGCTTCAAGCGCTCTTTACTCTGACGGTAAACTCATCCGTTCCCAACATTGTCTCCCCGGAAAGAGTTCCGACGGTCAATTCCAGTACGCAGAGCATCGCCGCCCTAATCGGTATACTGGGACCGGTGATCGGTGCAGCGGCGTACAGCAAATTTGGGCTGGAGCATATCTTTTTGATTGAGGGAGCCGCGTTTATTCTCTCCGGGTTTTTGAATTTGTTATTGAAATTCACCCCGCGCAAAGAGGAGATCGGGGAATCAAAGCCTTATTTTGAAAGTGTAAAAGAGGTTTACAAATACATTCGCGGCCGGGCTGCGATTAAGTATCTGCTGCTGATTTTTGTTTTTATTAACTTTGTGATTGCTCCAGCAGTTTCTCTTATCCTGCCCTTTATCGTGTATCAAGCGCTTGATATGACGCCGCAGCAGTTATCATTTATTGAAGCAGCGCTGGCGGCAGGCGTAATTATAGGGGCCGTTATTGTGTCAATACCGGTCATCAACCGGTTTATTACCAACAAAATCTTCATTCTAATCCAGATTCAGGCGCTGATGATTGTCCTGTGGATGTTCCCACAGTGGCCTATCTTTGAAGCAAGCACCAAGGTTGTACTTATGGTAGGTTTCATGATTGTCTTGATGTTTACCGGGATACTCAACACAATGGGCAATATTCCAATGCTTTCTTATGTTCAGCTCTATATACCCGAGCGGATAAGGGCCAGCGTTTTGGGGGTGGTGAACACTGTAATAACGATCGCTGTACCTATAGGAATGGGAGTATACGGTGCACTTCTGGAAGTCGTAGACTGGTACTATATCACACTGGTTTCCGGTGTGGGTTTACTTGCGGTCGGCATCCTGGCTTATCGTAACCGTGATCTCAGAGAGTTCTTTACTCAAGGCATGGAGCCTGAACCTGAACCTCTAAAAGTGGCCGAAGTACACGAAGCCTGA
- a CDS encoding insulinase family protein has translation MLKQLKPYKVLQERRIEELKSDAYLLEHQKSGAHIVLLSNSDDNKVFSIGFRTPPEDDTGVAHILEHSVLCGSKKFPAKDSFVELLKGSLNTFLNAMTYPDKTIYPIASRNDHDFHNLMDVYLDAVLNTNIYENEKIFLQEGWNYNLTSAEDELTYNGVVYNEMKGAFSSPERMVRREVLNSLFPDTTYSCESGGFPEAILDLTYEGLLDFHKRYYHPSNSYIYLYGDMDMEEKLQWLDEHYLSGYDRIEIDSEIKLQPAFPERVDAVKSYAAGSTESEVDNSFLTYNAVIGTSLDKELNISFQILLYALLNAPGAVLKQALLDKGIAKDVYGSYDDSLYQPVFTVGLKKSNLSSKEEFLGTIKEVLERVVQEGFDPKALLAGINSYEFNHREADFGRMPKGLIYGFSSLQSWLYDKEAPFTHLEANDVFAALRTKMKDGYFEQLVEKYLLQNTHTSFVALTPDKGLNARKEEALKARLKSVQAGLSPEEVQEMIKRTEALAEYQNTPSTKEQQQVIPTLSIEDIDTKASKLHQTLNSVDGTTILHHNLYTNGIGYLRLLFDIKEVPRRLLPYTGLLKNVLGYVDTQNYSFNELSNEIHIHSGGINSGLGTYVNAHQHHDFKATYEFNAKVLYDKLGFAFDMIKEIVFTSRFDNTKRLFEIISQVKGGLQRNLINSGHSAGIARSSAKHSAAADFRELVSGIAYYQWLEDLQANFDSKKEQLSSSLQELMGYIFRPENLLVSYTADDQGYEGLEERVSDLKAKLFTQEVAKEAFAFTPAAHNEGFRSPSEVQYVVQTGNFIEKGYAFTGSLRVLQGILSLDYLWNNIRAKGGAYGCMSGFRRNGDSYLASYRDPNLDKTYKVYEGIPQYLNDFRADEREMTRYIIGAIQDLDTPRTPYSEGAFSLECYLSQVTEADLQKERDEVLGTKESDIIGFAGLVSAILEQQHRCVIGNEHKIEEQKQQFDETLDLIKH, from the coding sequence ATGTTGAAACAGCTTAAGCCATACAAGGTGTTACAGGAGCGCAGAATCGAGGAATTGAAATCGGATGCGTACCTGCTGGAACACCAAAAATCCGGTGCCCACATCGTACTGCTGTCCAATAGCGATGATAACAAGGTGTTCAGCATTGGTTTCCGCACACCTCCCGAAGATGATACAGGTGTAGCCCATATTCTGGAACATTCCGTGCTCTGCGGGTCCAAAAAGTTCCCGGCCAAAGATTCCTTTGTGGAGCTATTGAAGGGATCTCTGAATACGTTCCTGAATGCGATGACTTATCCTGACAAAACAATCTATCCCATTGCCAGCCGCAATGATCATGATTTCCATAATTTGATGGATGTGTATCTGGATGCGGTATTAAATACGAACATTTATGAGAATGAAAAAATATTTCTGCAGGAGGGCTGGAATTACAATCTGACTTCTGCAGAAGACGAATTGACGTACAATGGCGTTGTGTACAACGAAATGAAAGGGGCTTTTTCCTCGCCAGAACGCATGGTGAGACGCGAAGTGCTGAACTCCCTTTTCCCGGATACGACGTACTCTTGTGAATCTGGCGGGTTCCCGGAAGCGATTCTGGATTTGACCTATGAAGGACTGCTCGATTTCCACAAACGCTACTATCATCCATCCAACAGCTATATCTACCTCTACGGCGATATGGATATGGAAGAAAAGCTGCAGTGGCTGGATGAGCATTATCTGAGCGGCTATGATCGTATCGAGATTGACTCCGAAATTAAGCTGCAGCCGGCTTTCCCGGAACGTGTAGATGCAGTGAAGTCTTATGCTGCAGGAAGCACAGAATCCGAAGTGGATAACAGCTTTTTGACGTACAACGCGGTTATCGGCACAAGTCTGGACAAGGAACTGAACATCTCGTTTCAGATTTTGTTATATGCTCTGCTTAACGCGCCGGGTGCTGTGCTGAAGCAGGCACTACTGGACAAAGGCATCGCGAAGGATGTTTACGGCTCCTATGACGACAGTCTGTATCAACCCGTGTTCACGGTGGGATTGAAGAAGAGCAATCTGTCCAGCAAAGAGGAGTTCCTCGGAACAATTAAGGAAGTGCTGGAGCGTGTTGTGCAGGAAGGATTTGATCCGAAAGCACTGCTTGCTGGCATTAATTCGTATGAGTTCAATCATCGGGAAGCGGATTTCGGCCGTATGCCGAAAGGGCTGATCTACGGATTCTCCTCCTTGCAAAGCTGGTTGTATGATAAAGAGGCACCGTTCACCCACTTGGAGGCTAATGATGTATTTGCGGCGCTCCGTACCAAAATGAAGGACGGTTATTTTGAGCAGCTGGTGGAGAAATATCTCTTACAAAATACGCATACATCATTTGTGGCGCTGACTCCCGACAAAGGGTTGAATGCCCGCAAAGAAGAGGCGCTGAAGGCTCGTCTCAAATCGGTGCAGGCCGGACTTAGTCCAGAAGAGGTACAAGAGATGATTAAACGTACCGAAGCACTGGCCGAGTACCAAAACACCCCTTCGACCAAGGAGCAGCAGCAGGTGATCCCGACGTTATCGATTGAGGATATTGATACAAAAGCATCCAAGCTTCACCAAACGCTGAACAGCGTAGATGGCACAACGATTCTGCATCATAATTTGTATACGAATGGCATTGGTTATCTGAGACTGCTGTTTGATATCAAGGAAGTGCCCCGCCGTCTGCTGCCTTATACAGGATTGTTGAAAAATGTATTGGGATACGTTGATACCCAAAACTACTCGTTTAACGAGTTGTCGAATGAGATTCATATTCACTCGGGGGGGATTAACAGCGGACTTGGCACCTACGTCAATGCACATCAGCATCATGATTTTAAGGCGACGTATGAATTTAATGCCAAAGTGCTGTATGACAAACTTGGATTTGCTTTTGATATGATCAAGGAGATTGTATTTACGTCCCGTTTTGACAATACCAAGCGGCTTTTCGAGATTATTTCTCAGGTCAAAGGCGGTCTGCAGCGCAATTTGATCAACAGCGGTCATTCTGCAGGGATTGCCAGATCGTCCGCGAAACATTCCGCCGCTGCAGATTTCCGGGAGCTGGTTAGCGGGATTGCGTACTATCAGTGGCTTGAGGATTTACAGGCGAACTTTGATTCGAAAAAAGAACAGCTGTCCTCCAGCCTGCAGGAACTGATGGGTTACATTTTCAGACCCGAGAATCTGCTTGTGAGCTATACTGCGGATGATCAAGGTTACGAAGGTCTGGAAGAGCGGGTGTCCGACCTGAAAGCCAAGCTGTTCACACAAGAAGTGGCGAAGGAAGCTTTCGCGTTTACGCCTGCAGCCCATAACGAAGGGTTCCGTTCTCCATCCGAGGTTCAATATGTAGTGCAGACCGGGAACTTTATTGAAAAAGGGTACGCCTTTACGGGCTCCCTGCGTGTATTACAGGGGATTTTGTCCCTGGATTACCTGTGGAACAATATTCGCGCCAAAGGCGGGGCTTACGGCTGTATGTCTGGGTTTAGACGAAACGGGGATAGTTATCTGGCTTCCTATCGGGATCCGAATCTGGATAAAACCTATAAGGTGTACGAGGGGATTCCACAATATTTGAATGATTTCCGTGCTGATGAACGGGAGATGACACGTTATATCATCGGTGCAATTCAGGATCTGGATACACCACGAACCCCATATAGTGAAGGAGCGTTCTCCCTGGAATGTTATCTGTCCCAAGTGACAGAGGCCGATCTGCAAAAGGAACGTGATGAGGTGCTTGGTACGAAGGAGAGCGATATCATCGGTTTTGCCGGGCTTGTGTCTGCGATTCTGGAACAGCAGCATCGGTGTGTTATTGGAAATGAGCATAAGATCGAAGAGCAAAAGCAGCAGTTTGACGAAACACTTGATCTGATTAAACACTAA